A genomic segment from Sciurus carolinensis chromosome 1, mSciCar1.2, whole genome shotgun sequence encodes:
- the LOC124994127 gene encoding phosphatidylinositol N-acetylglucosaminyltransferase subunit Y-like, producing the protein MFLSLPTLTVLIPLISLVGLFYSASVEENFPQCCTSTASLCFYSLLLPIIIPVYVFFHLWTWMGIKLFRHN; encoded by the coding sequence ATGTTTCTGTCTCTGCCTACGTTGACTGTTCTGATCCCACTGATCTCTTTAGTGGGATTGTTCTACTCTGCCTCTGTGGAAGAAAACTTCCCACAGTGCTGCACCAGTACTGCTAGCCTTTGCTTTTATAGTCTGCTCTTGCCGATAATCATACCAGTCTATGTGTTCTTTCACCTTTGGACTTGGATGGGTATTAAACTATTTAGACATAATTAA